The Quercus robur chromosome 7, dhQueRobu3.1, whole genome shotgun sequence genome has a segment encoding these proteins:
- the LOC126693515 gene encoding transcription repressor MYB5-like, protein MRNPSSGGGSTSKTPCCSKVGIKRGPWTPEEDEILSNYIKREGEGRWRTLPKRAGLLRCGKSCRLRWMNYLRPSVKRGRIAPDEEDLILRLHRLLGNRWSLIAGRIPGRTDNEIKNYWNTHLSKKLISQGIDPRTHKPLVLNPNPNNSPEVIIAHDHAASISNPNPKSNLSPGLLEETGGSPLVSGIQISDANDQLGQYQNLVVNDISNTQNWHNSGGAMTMGLQGGYVQGNEEDYIENCNEDTFSSFLDSLIDDNMFVNQQQQQPTFNPLISSSSSAPTFNHAAIWEADPRVL, encoded by the exons ATGAGGAACCCATCATCGGGAGGAGGGTCGACGAGCAAGACACCATGTTGTAGCAAAGTGGGGATAAAAAGAGGGCCATGGACTCCTGAGGAAGATGAGATTTTATCAAATTACATCAAAAGAGAAGGTGAAGGACGGTGGCGCACTCTACCAAAACGTGCCGGATTGCTCCGCTGTGGCAAGAGCTGCCGCCTTCGGTGGATGAATTATCTCCGTCCTTCTGTTAAGAGAGGACGTATTGCTCCTGATGAGGAAGATCTCATTCTTCGCCTTCACCGCTTACTTGGTAACAG gtgGTCTTTGATAGCTGGAAGAATTCCAGGACGAACTGACAATGAGATAAAAAACTATTGGAACACCCATCTTAGCAAGAAGCTAATCAGCCAAGGAATAGATCCAAGAACCCACAAGCCACTAGTActcaaccctaaccctaatAATTCCCCAGAAGTAATAATAGCTCATGATCATGCTGCATCaatttcaaacccaaaccctaaaTCTAATTTGTCTCCCGGCTTATTAGAAGAAACTGGTGGAAGCCCTCTAGTCAGTGGTATTCAAATAAGTGATGCAAATGACCAACTGGGTCAATATCAAAATCTGGTGGTGAATGATATTAGTAACACTCAGAATTGGCATAATTCTGGTGGTGCAATGACCATGGGATTGCAAGGTGGCTATGTACAAGGAAATGAAGAAGATTATATTGAAAACTGCAATGAGGATACCTTCTCTTCATTTCTGGATTCTTTGATTGATGACAATATGTTTGTgaatcaacaacaacaacagcctACTTTTAATCctctcatttcttcttcttcttccgcGCCGACCTTCAACCATGCTGCCATCTGGGAAGCTGACCCGCGTGTTTTGTAG